AGGACGCTGACGCCGGCCGAGGCCCTACCTGCTGGGTTGGAGCGGAGTTGGCTACAGGGTGCTGCAGGCCGGCGTGGACGTCACGTGCCGTCACTCGCCGTGTAGTTGATCGTGAAGCCGTTCGTGGCGACGGGCGCGCTCCGGAGGAACCTCGCCGTGACCATTGCGGCGATGTTCGCTTCCACGGCCTGGCCTGATGGCGATCTTTCGAGGACGGGCCAGGGCGCATGAATCCTGCCGGCGCATACGCTGCGCCGATGTTGGACCCGGCGATCCCCGTCGATGTCGACGACGTCACGCCCGAGTGGCTGGGTGCCGCGCTCGGAGCGGGTGTGACCGGGGTCGAGGTCCTCGATCGCCACTCCGGCACCACCGGACGCGCCCGGGTGGGCGTGACGTACGCGGCCGGTGATGACGGCGCGTTCCCGCCGTCGCTCTTCGTGAAGCTCCCGCCGTTCGACGAAGCGCAGCGCAAGTTCGTGGACATGGCCGGGCTCGGCGTGGCCGAGGCGCTCTTCTACCGTGACCTCGCGCAGGAGATCGTGCTGCGCATCCCTGCTGTGCACTACGCGGCCGTCGACGATGACGGGCGCTACGTGATGGTGATCGAAGACCTCGCGGCGGTCGGTTGCCGCTTCCCGCGTCCCGGCGACGACGACGTGGCCGAATGGGGTGGCTCGCTCGTCGAAGAGCTCGCACGGCTGCACGCGCCGTTCTGGGACAGCCCGCGCCTGCAACAGGGAGGCGACCTCGTGTGGGTCACGAACGGCGGGCGAACCGGTCGCAACGTGCCCAAGGGCAGTGGCGGTGGCTACATCGGTCTCGCGCTCGAGCAGTTCGGCGACGAGATGGGGAGCGCGTTTCGCCGCCTCGCCGAGCTCTACATGGCGAATGCGGCTCGGATCATGGAAGACGTGCTGGACGAGGGAACGCCGACGCTGATCCACGGCGACCCGCACCTCGGCAACCTGTTCATTGACGGCACGAAGGTCGGCTTCCTGGACTGGGCGATGCTCGACCGTCGCACCGGGATGCGCGACGTGTCGTACGTGCTCTGCAACTCGATCCCGGCGGAGATCCGGCGCGGGCACGAGAAGGAATGGGTCGCGCGCTACCTCGCCACACTTGCCGAGGGCGGCGTTGTCCTCGACGCCGACACGGCGTGGGAGCAGTACCGGTTGTACGCGACCTACTCGTGGGTGTCGGCCACGTCCACGGCGGCCGTCGGCAACCGGTGGCAGGCGGCGAAGATCGGCCAGGGCGGCATGCGTCGCGCAACCGCGTCGATCGAGGACCTCGATACCGTCACGATCCTCGAAGACCGCTTAGGGGTGTGAACCCGAGCAATGCCGCGATGGTCGGTGCCCACGAGCGGGCGTCGAAGCCGCCGACCGTCACTCGGGAGTCGATGTCATGCACCGCTGGGTGCGAGCCGAGGACGGCGCCGAGCTGGAGTGCGGAGCGCGGGCTGCCGTGCATGCCGGGTTCGCTGCCGACGCCGGTGAAGCACATCCAGCGTCCGGGCTCGGCCCACGCGATGCGAACTCCGGGCGACAACACCCGCCATCCGTCGACGCCGGGCGCGTCCCGCAGCACGCGGTCCGCGTCGGGATGGTCGCCGTAGACGAGTGCGGCCGTGCCCTCGGGGAACCACTCGAGTCCCGTGCCGTCGAGCGCGTCGGTGAGGTCGACCGGCTCGTCGATCGTCACGGGCTCCATGGAGTGGTCGCTCACCACGATCGTGACCGTGTCAGCCGCACGCGCTTCGATCGCGGCGCGGATCTCCGCCAACGACGCGTCCACAGCGCGGTACACGTCGCGGGCGCCACGCGCGTCTGGACCGTGCACATGGCCGGCGGTGTCGGGACTGTTGAGATGGGCCACCACCAGGTCGGCGTCGCCCGCGAGCGCTCCGAGGATCTGCGGGAGCGTGACCGTGTCGTCGAGGTAGCCGTGCGCGTCGAGCGCCACGCCATCGGGGACCACGCCGTTGTGCGGCCAGTGCTCGCTCGCGCCGCGACCACCCATCACACCGACGAGCTCCTGGTCGCCGACCACGAGCGCGGAGCGGCGGTCGGCCGCGGTCGCGGCTTCGAACAGGGTGGGCCCGCTCGGCCCGAGCTGCGCCGCGGGCCGGAACCGGCCGTCGTCACCGCGCACGTGGTTGCCGACGATCCCGTGCCGCGCCGGCTCCACCCCGGTGGCGAACGTCGCGTGGTTGGCGTACGTGCTCGCTGGCAGGACGGCCTCGACCGTTCGCGGCGCCGTGCCGGACGCGCCCGCCCACTCCAACAACGTGGGGGTGAGGTCGGCCCCGACCACCGCCGGCGGCAACCCGTCCAGCACGAGGAACACCACTCGGGTGGGCAGCTCGGAGCGCGGCGTCATCAATACGGTCGATTCCGCTCCGGCGTCCCGGCCATCCGGCCACGCCTCCGCTTCATCTCCATGACTTCGCAGGCTAGAACGGTCGGCGAATGGCGCTGACCCGTGAGCACATCGACCTCTACAGCCCGGATGGCTACGTCGACGCGCCGCCGCACGAGGTGTTCGCGTACCTGCGGCGCGAGTGCCCGGTGTTCCGCCAGGAGATGCCCGATGGCACCTGGTACTGGGCGGTTCTGAAGCACGCCGACGTCGTGGAGGTGTCGCGTAGCCCGCTCGTGTTCTCGGCCGAGGTGGGCGGCGTGGTCCTCGAGGACCAGCCGCCCGAACAGCTCGAGCAGACCAAGAACATGCTGTTGATGATGGATCCGCCTCGCCACAGCGAGCTGCGCAAGAACGTGTATCCGCATTTCCGGCCGCGCCAGATCGGCCAGCTCGAGGAGCGGATCCGCACGATCTGCCGCGACCTGGTGGCCAAGGGCCTGGAGGCGGGCGAGGTCGAGTTCGTGCACGACCTCGCGGCGCTCGTGCCGTCGGAGGTCTTCGGCGAGATGATGGGCATCCCGCCCGAGGACCGGCCTCAGATCAACCGGTGGGCCGAGATGATGACCGGGGGCCAAGACCCCGAGGTGAATCCCGGCGGCTATGCAGCGGAGAGCGGCAACGACGGCTCGGTGAGCATGGCGATGTACGGGATGGAGTTCGCCAAGGCGCGACGCGGCCGAGACCGTGACGACCTCGGCGACCTGCTCCTCGCGACCGAGGTGAACGGGCAGCCGATGACCGATCTCGAGTTCGGGTACTTCTTCGTCCAGCTCGTCACCGCCGGCAACGACACGACCCGCACGATGATCTCGTCAGGACTGCTCGCGCTGCTCGAGCATCCCGACCAGCTCGAACGGCTGCGCGCCGACCGCTCGCTCGTCCCGTCTGCGCTCGAGGAGATCCTGCGCTACGCGAACCCCCTCCATTACTTCCGTCGCACCGCGACGGCCGACGCCACCGTGCGGGGTCAGGAGATCAAGACGGGCGAGAAGCTCGCAATGATCTACACGTCGGCGAACCGCGACGAGGACGTGTTCGATGCGCCGGACAGCTTCGACATCGGGCGGACCCCGAACACCCAGTTGTCGTTCGGCATCGGCGAGCACTACTGCCTCGGTGTGCATCTCGCGCGGCTCGAAGGTCGCGTGTGGCTCGAGGAGCTGCTCGACAGCGGCGCCACGGTCGAGCTCATCGGAGAGCCGCGCCGGCAACGCTCGAACCTCAACAACGCGCTGAAGTCGCTGCCGGTTCGCCTGCGCAGGTGAGCGAACGCGTCGACGCGGTCGTGCTCGGTTTGGGCGTGGGGGGCGAACGGGTCGGTGGTCGCTTGGCCGAGGCCGGTTGGTCCGTCGTCGGGATCGAGCGTGACCTCGTCGGCGGCGAGTGTCCCTACTGGGGCTGCATTCCCACGAAGATGATCGTGCGCGCCGCCAACCTGCTCGCCGAAGGCCGGCGCATCCCTGGCGTGGCGGGCACGAGCACGGTCACACCCGATTGGTCGCCGGTCGCGGCACGCATCCGGTCGGAAGCCACCGACAGCTGGGACGACCGCGTGGCGGTCGAACGATTCGAGCACCAGGGCGGCCGATTCGTCCGGGGTGCGGGGCGCTTCGAAGCGCCGAACGTAGTGACCGTCGGTGACCAGACCTTCGAGGCGACCCGAGCCGTCGTGATCGCGACCGGCTCCGCCGCGGTGATCCCTCCGATCCCCGGGATCGCCGACGTGGAGCCCTGGACGAACCGCGAGGCCGTCATGACCGAGACGTTGCCCGCGTCGCTCGTCGTCCTCGGTGGCGGCGCGATCGGGCTCGAGCTCGCGCAGGCGTTTGCGCGCTTTGGTGTTGCGGTCACGGTGGTCGAGGGAGAGCACCGGCTGCTCGGACGCGAAGAGCCCGAGGTCTGCGACCTCATCAACGAGGTGCTCGCCAAGGAGGGACTCGAGCTGCGGACTGGCGTCTCCGCCGATGCGGTCCGGCGCGCTGACGGGCAGACCGTGGTGGAGCTCTCGGACGGCACCGAGGTCTCCGGTGAGCGGCTGCTGGTGGCGACCGGTCGGCGGGCCGATCTGGCGGCGTTTGGCGCGAGCAAGGCCGGGCTCGACGAGTCGGCGCACTTCGCCGAGGTCGATGACCACCTGCGCGCGGGAGAAGGTATCTGGGCCGTCGGCGACGTCACCGGCAAGGGCATGTTCACCCATATCGCCGTGTACCAGGCCGACATCGCGGTTGCCGACATGCTCGGCGAAGATCACGCGCCTGCCGACTACCACGCACTTCCGCGCGTGACGTTCACCGACCCCGAGGTCGGCTCGGTCGGCCTGAGTGAAGCCGACGCGCGTCGCGCGGGCATCCGCGTGCGCGCCGGGACCGCATCCGTCCCCTCATCGGCGCGTGGTTGGATGCACAAGGTCGGCAACGAGGGCGTGATCAAGCTGGTCGAGGACGCTGACCGTGGCGTGCTCGTAGGCGCGACGTCGGCCGGACCGTGGGGCGGCGAAGTGCTCGGCCTGCTCGCGCTCGCCGTGCAAGCGAAGATCCCGACCCAAGACCTCCGCGGGATGATCTACGCCTACCCCACCTTCCACAGAGGCATCGAAGACGCACTGAGAGATCTCGCCAGCGCTTGAACCGCTTTGGCGTCGCAACTGTCGGATACCGACAGCTATCGACGCCAAAACCTTCAGAATTGGGGGAGCCAGGGTTTGGTGGCCTCGAGGAGCTCGTCGGTCATCGACACGACGTCGTCGTACGGGAGGGAGCCGGCGACCGGGTCGGCGAGCATGGCTTCGAGCACCTTCGTGCGATCGCCGGTCACGGCGGCCTCGACGGTGAGCTCTTCCGCGGCAGCCACGCGGCGGAGCTGCTCGCCGAGCACGGACGGCACCTGCACCTGGTCGCGCGGCCGAACCTTCCCGCCTTCGGCCATCCCGATGCTCTCCACGATCACGTCGTGCGCGAGGTTCTCGACCTGGCCCTGGTTCGGCAGGTTCACGGGCAGCGGGAGCGGGACGCCCGTGATCAGCGAGTCGATGAGCTCGGCGACGAGCTCACCTGACGGAAAGGTCGTGATCTCGTCGTTGGCGAGCAGCCCGTCGACGTACGCGTCGTCGTCCTCTTTGTCGGCCATGTGGCCGTCCAGCCCGTAGTGGAAGACGTCCACGTCTTGGAAGCCGGCGAAGAACTCGACGACGTGCACGTCTGACGATCCCGGCATCACGCCGAAGCGGCGGAACAGCTCGAGCTTGACGGCGTTGCCCGCGATCACGTCGGCCTTCGTCCATTCGGGGCCGTCGGAGACCTTGCGG
The sequence above is drawn from the Acidimicrobiia bacterium genome and encodes:
- a CDS encoding phosphotransferase → MLDPAIPVDVDDVTPEWLGAALGAGVTGVEVLDRHSGTTGRARVGVTYAAGDDGAFPPSLFVKLPPFDEAQRKFVDMAGLGVAEALFYRDLAQEIVLRIPAVHYAAVDDDGRYVMVIEDLAAVGCRFPRPGDDDVAEWGGSLVEELARLHAPFWDSPRLQQGGDLVWVTNGGRTGRNVPKGSGGGYIGLALEQFGDEMGSAFRRLAELYMANAARIMEDVLDEGTPTLIHGDPHLGNLFIDGTKVGFLDWAMLDRRTGMRDVSYVLCNSIPAEIRRGHEKEWVARYLATLAEGGVVLDADTAWEQYRLYATYSWVSATSTAAVGNRWQAAKIGQGGMRRATASIEDLDTVTILEDRLGV
- a CDS encoding alkaline phosphatase family protein, which encodes MTPRSELPTRVVFLVLDGLPPAVVGADLTPTLLEWAGASGTAPRTVEAVLPASTYANHATFATGVEPARHGIVGNHVRGDDGRFRPAAQLGPSGPTLFEAATAADRRSALVVGDQELVGVMGGRGASEHWPHNGVVPDGVALDAHGYLDDTVTLPQILGALAGDADLVVAHLNSPDTAGHVHGPDARGARDVYRAVDASLAEIRAAIEARAADTVTIVVSDHSMEPVTIDEPVDLTDALDGTGLEWFPEGTAALVYGDHPDADRVLRDAPGVDGWRVLSPGVRIAWAEPGRWMCFTGVGSEPGMHGSPRSALQLGAVLGSHPAVHDIDSRVTVGGFDARSWAPTIAALLGFTPLSGLRGS
- a CDS encoding cytochrome P450; translated protein: MALTREHIDLYSPDGYVDAPPHEVFAYLRRECPVFRQEMPDGTWYWAVLKHADVVEVSRSPLVFSAEVGGVVLEDQPPEQLEQTKNMLLMMDPPRHSELRKNVYPHFRPRQIGQLEERIRTICRDLVAKGLEAGEVEFVHDLAALVPSEVFGEMMGIPPEDRPQINRWAEMMTGGQDPEVNPGGYAAESGNDGSVSMAMYGMEFAKARRGRDRDDLGDLLLATEVNGQPMTDLEFGYFFVQLVTAGNDTTRTMISSGLLALLEHPDQLERLRADRSLVPSALEEILRYANPLHYFRRTATADATVRGQEIKTGEKLAMIYTSANRDEDVFDAPDSFDIGRTPNTQLSFGIGEHYCLGVHLARLEGRVWLEELLDSGATVELIGEPRRQRSNLNNALKSLPVRLRR
- a CDS encoding NAD(P)/FAD-dependent oxidoreductase, which codes for MSERVDAVVLGLGVGGERVGGRLAEAGWSVVGIERDLVGGECPYWGCIPTKMIVRAANLLAEGRRIPGVAGTSTVTPDWSPVAARIRSEATDSWDDRVAVERFEHQGGRFVRGAGRFEAPNVVTVGDQTFEATRAVVIATGSAAVIPPIPGIADVEPWTNREAVMTETLPASLVVLGGGAIGLELAQAFARFGVAVTVVEGEHRLLGREEPEVCDLINEVLAKEGLELRTGVSADAVRRADGQTVVELSDGTEVSGERLLVATGRRADLAAFGASKAGLDESAHFAEVDDHLRAGEGIWAVGDVTGKGMFTHIAVYQADIAVADMLGEDHAPADYHALPRVTFTDPEVGSVGLSEADARRAGIRVRAGTASVPSSARGWMHKVGNEGVIKLVEDADRGVLVGATSAGPWGGEVLGLLALAVQAKIPTQDLRGMIYAYPTFHRGIEDALRDLASA